The nucleotide sequence TcagtaaattaaaaataaacctaaaaatatTACCTACCCCACACACCCAAGCTAGATCATTGCCAATTTGTAAATATGTCAAGAATTCAGCGTGTTAAACTATTTTAGAGAAGAAAATAACTGACTTTCTAACCGCCACAATTGAGTCCGTCACACGTTTCTCCGACGTAAGATGTCCGCCAGTTACTTACGCCGCCAACTTCGCCCTTACACATTACTCTTAAATATCCGACATGTAACTGCTCAACGCTAGATAGTTAAATCTTTACATCTCAATTTCTTATTGGCGCTAGCTTCAAAATATTGCATCTAATGTGCGGTCTTGGTCCGCACATTGGATCGTATTGTGTCAGGATTATATTGAAATGGTTGTTTTTGATCAGCTGATTTCGAGTCCGCCTTGAGAATAGTTGGCAAAAGGTAAAGTGTGCATGTGAGAGCAAATCCTAGCAAATCCAATCATTTTTTGTATCAACTTTCTTAATATTTCCAGGCGTGCAATTTGTACAGTATGTATTTAGCCTATGTATTAGTCTTGGTGAAGTGGAAGCTTtgggtttgttgtttttttttttttttgcaaaaaacatttaatttttggcGCAATGTGAAATGAGAGtcaagctatttttttaaatgaacaaagtaACTGATAAAGGAGATAATTAATAGATTACTGTATCTACTGTAAATAATGTATCTACATTTCTCCATAATGTAAAAATCAAATATGACAAGCCTCATGTTGAGAGCAGATATGAGAAGAACTGGAAATTTAAACTGTTTTTGGGTGGAAATATAGGAAGCAGCATtaatagaaattaaaaatactcacacagaaaatgtaaaaaaaaatgctggccAGTATAATTTGATGAACTATGTGAGGACAaacggtttggaaaatgaatgaattaaattaaatctgatactcattttctgaaccgctttatcctcactaaggttgcagggggtgctggagcctatcccagctcactgggccagaggcggaggacaccctgaattggtggccatccattcacagggcacagggagatggacaaccacactaggggcaatttagagactTCAATCAGCCCACCAGGCATATTTTAGGAAcgagggaggaaaccggagtacccggagaaaagccacacaggcctagggagaacatgcaaattccacacaagtggaccgacctggatttgatcccatGACTCCCACTGTGAGTCtggcgcactaaccactcagccaccgGGCTACCAGAAATTAAATCACACAGTAAATATTTCAATtcgaataattatttttatgaataaaaggttttcaaaaaaatctcaattttcTGTAGTTCCTGACTgttcatttaaaacaatgttcattttcttCAGATCATTTCAGCTTGAAACATAGTTAATAATGTAATAACAGAGTTATTGCCAATGATTTACTACTTTGATGGGCCACACAGAATATTGTGGAGGGCCACATCTGGTCCCCGAGGTTGTGAATTACTCAATCAATGAACAAAGAATTATACATAATAgcaaaggttgtttttttttttgcagtcgcACCATGGATTTGTCCAGCTGGTTCTTGGTGTTGATGGAGCTGGCAGAAAGCTGTGGAGTTAGCACCCTCCAGCAGGGCTTTGAGCAGGTCTGGAGGCTTCTTCTCATTTGTCTTCTTAGCAGGCTGCTGTTCAAGTTGGGTGAGTGTCACAAAATTCTGCTAATTATTGCAATATAAATTATAGTGATCGACCAATATTTGGAAATGCTATGTATATCGGCCGATATGaagaaatcattttaaaacttGGTTATTTTAGCTCAGATGCAGCCGTCCCTTTCTCTTGTCACCTGCTTTGCATCTCGGCCTCTAACATAAACAATTAGCTGCTCATTAAATCAATGGCTTCGATATTGTGCAAGTGCTATGCTTCAATTTGCGGCGTCTTTCATTGGTAAAAAGCAGGGGGGGGGCTTGTTTAGAATCAAAACACAAGCAGCTCTACCCACGAGATActcgagatatgagtaaataatttgctctagatacgagaaaaatttcgagatgtgagaaagccaggtggccatgacatgagaggctgtttatcattgttgcgcactgtcttttttgccgcagctctctcgtgtataacagatatctacgagcactgaacgatTTCTTCACGAGTTTCTCCTACACATGACCAGCCTGcttctatgtccgtctatgtatCCTCCGCGAAATGCGTGTAATtgtagttctattaaacacattttattactattaaacaactagctatgtgttactttgttaatagatggcaaattagatgaaataaaacattttatccaatccaatatcttgtttttggtgttttttcagagagttaggacaaattaatttgttttcagttcatttcaatgggaaacgttggtTCGAGTTACgggaaaatcgacatacgagctcagtcccggaacaaattaagctcgtatgtagaggtaccactgtactaataATAGGTATCAGTCCTGAAAAACCCATATCGGTCGATCACAATTAAATTATAAACTCcttttaaattcaaataaataatttatttttcttttactatggtGTTATAAACAAACATGTTATGGGTTGtgcttttctttgtgttttttagggGGTGCGTCATCTATGAATCATGTTGTGTCCATTATTGCGGGGATGTACAGCCTTTATCTCTTCTTTCACCTACACATGCTGTGGGTGATGCTGCTGAGTCTGCTTTGCTaccttgttcttcttcttggccGAAAATCCATCAGAAAGGGCCTCTTACTCTCCTCTGCCATTCTCGTTTACCTTCTCATTGGGTAAGAAAGCAATTTATATGCACGGTATTTAAAAGACTATGTACCAAATGGAAGGGCTGCTTGTGATATTTTTACGTTACGTTGCAATTTTAAATTGAAGTATCATCTCAAGAGTATTTAGAGctgaatttatttttcattacgGTCATTATTACTGGCTGATCTTATTATGGTATAGATACAAATatattactatattatattgtattggATTATAGTATGataaatatattctttttttctccagggaATTACATTTAATTGACACCGTGACGTGGTATAAGATTAGAGGTAAGTATATTACATTCGCCATCTTTCTGCCAAATGAGAGTGACATCAAAATTGGACAGCTTGAGTCAGAATTGTTTTCTGTCTGAACTATTTTAGCAgagggtttttttgtgtcatacaaaatgacttaattgtttttggctgaaaaaaaattcaGGATTTGCTGAAACAAACATGTGTTCCAAGTTTTTATTTGCTAACAAATGCGTACGGTTGGAGTTCACTGTTTGTTTCCGCTTATAAATGCGACATATAGCAATTCTTAATGCAAGCGTCAGATCTATTATAAATACAAATTTTTATctcaactcatctcattttctgaaccactttatcctcattagagtcacggggggtgcttgcTTGTTGCTTGTTCAATGTCTTCCATCCAAAAAAGTGTGAATTTCTTGTGTTTGTTTGAAAGGCAGTCAGATGGTTGTGGCCATGAAAGCCATTTCTCTTGCCTTTGACCTGGACAGAGGAGAAATAAGCACTTTGCCCAATCCTATCGAATTCTTGGGCTATGTTCTCTTTGTTGGCAATGTAGTCTTTGGACCTTGGATCAGCTATGAAACTTATAAGACTGCTATCATTGGCCGAAAACTGGTGAGAAGTATTTCATGGATTTTCTCCCTGCTTTTGTTGCTGTGCTATCAAAGtgtgattaaaagaaaatatatttatatattttttccctccccaGACCTGTTTATGGCTGCTCCGTTCCTCTCTCAGCATCTTAAAGAGTCAGATTTCTTTGCTGGTTTCCTCTTGCGTTGCGCCATATCTGTTCCTGTTTTTCATTCCAATCAACGGAAATACCTTTACACACAAGTAAAATCATGTTATTGTTCCTATATTTTCTAGATTTAGCCAGAGCagattttaataatttttatgACCTAATATTCAACTTCCAACACCGTCGATGTCTGCTGATGAGTGATCTCTCCGGAtttatgcgtttttttttttaaacgagtgCTTTTGTGttatcattttgttttatttagatGGCTTCGTGCCTATGAGAATGCACTGTCATTCCACTTCAGTAACTACTTTGTTGGCCATCTCAGTGAAAGCACCAGCATGTTGGCTGGAGTTGGTCACATTGAAGAAAAGGAGAACATCAAGTGGTGAGTAGTCTaggccagtgtttcccaaccagtgtgccgtgggaaattacaAGAAGTCATACATCGTAATAATCCAAGAGAGAAATCTTAATATTAAGACATTAAAAGCAAACTATCAcaaggttaaaattgaaatatgaaatcatagATTGTACAATAACATGTTTCAAATCGTAATATTATCAGattgaagtcattttgttgcttattttgatGAGCTCAAATGTCgattaactcaaatgaacgtttccaatagaaatgaactaaaaacgcattaatttgtttcaaccctctgaaaaaaacaccataaacaggatattggattggaaaaacatgtttattttttgtaattcgccatctattaacaaagtaaaccGGAAGCTCTTCcaggcttcaacttttgtcgaCATTAAGTTTGTATGAGCACAAATCGGGCTCTTCTCGTAATGTTAGGTGGTTGAAGTAATATTGGAAGGAAAATAAGTTGTAATATGATGAgattttgatcattttccaGTTTTGGCAATAATTTAGGGGGGTTTACTAAATTCCTGTTAATAAAACTTTGTTGAGAACGACTTCATAATGTTATAGGTGATAGTcttaaattagaagattttaaactagtggtgtgccttgagatttctTCAATGTAAAATGTGCCACAGGTCAAAAAAAGGTTGGGCAAAACTGGCCTAGGCAAATATCAGGGGCTGCTCTTCAGatgcaaacaaacattttagattgatgttttaaaaatgcactGTTGCCATGCACTGTTTTTCCCAGGAAAGTGGAAGTGGTCAAACCTCTTAATGTGGAAATGCCTCGCTCAATGGTTATGGTAGTGACATCATGGAATATTCCCATGTCGCAGTGGCTCAAAACGTGTAAGTCCTCTTCTCTAAGACAGGTGTGTCACTCAAATTgtctatatttatttgtatcaaTGTTCAATATATGAATATTCATCATCGAGCATTGCAAGTTATTGGATGTGTCGGTTTGGTCACACgtagcatcattttttgttttttttgtcttcagacGTCTTCAAAAATGCCATGAAGCTTGGGACTTTTCCAGCCATTTTGGTCACATACACAGCCAGTGCTTTACTGCATGTGAGTGAATAGTGTTCTGTTCTTTGGTAAAATCCCCTAAGTGATTCGCTAGCTTAGTCGCCATTAACTACTAATACTCATGTCGTGGAAAATTTGGTTATCTATTGTTTTTAGATAAATTTAAACACCCATGGTAAGCATGACATCTTTCTTCTTTACTGACTCTAAAGGTGCTTGAATGACAACAAGAATGCATGTattagtggtacctcgagatacaagcttaatgcgttccgggatggagctcgtatgtcgatttactcaaaTTAACCTTTCCAacagaaatgaaataaaaacaaattatttcattccaatcctctgaaaaaacaccataaacaggattttggattggattttttttttatttgttctaatttcccatctattaacaaagtaacaaataactagtggtttaatagtactaaaatgtgtttaatagtactaaaattagacagatttcacggaggggagaaagagagggacACAGAGTTTTTGCACGGCAAAACTCTCATAACGTAacgaacaaatttaaatgaacttggattacgatgtagacagtcaaaaataaatttaatctaagtTTACACTAagcttaattcaaattttgttttcaattttcatACCTTTgttcttggctctatttgccccgccaccccctgactttcagatgcaacctatcgagggttttttgcttttgttttcccttcaaaattttcccaaaataatgcacacaaatgtcctcacaataggataacataCGACCACTTGACAACAAGAAGTAGCATGCTCCTCTCGTATCATAGCAATCAAGCTCCGCCGTTCTGCATTgactaaaaggggaaaaagcacacaaaaaaatgcagtgctcgtagagacattacgcCAGGGGTTTGCagggagagacagtgcccaggatgttcttatgagtagcctctcgcgtccgctgtgggcttgtatatcaaaatttgtctcgtatctcaagataaatataagATAGAAAtcttactcatatctcaaattgctcaaatGTTAGGGCACTCGTATggtgaggtattactgtaatgttaaaaaggGAGTGAAAAAAGGTAGCGGGTTATagtatgaaaaatgatttttttttcattgttgggaCTAAAACATGCTGTTTACAGGGTTTGAGTTTCCACTTGGGAGCTGTGCTGCTTTCCTTAGGCTTCATCACATACGTGGAACATGGTATGAATATTATGCTACACATTGTGGCAATGTAGAAGAAAGTAATGATTTAAAATTGGTTGACTGAGttgtaatgttttttgtgtgtgtgctttaccGCATACTCATCTCAGTCCTAAGAAAGAGGCTTGCTGCTATCTTTAGTGCTTGTGTCCTGTCCAGACGCTGCCCCTCTGACTGCAGCCATCAGCACAAGACGGTACAGTAGAAAACAATATAGATTTGAATAGAAACAAGGTTTTAGTCTAGTTGGTTCATCTGCAGTATCTACACAATtgttttgtgactttttttgcaGGAGTACTGGGTGAAACTACTAAATGTTGGTTTTACATTGTTGGCTATCTTTCACCTCACCTATTTGGGCTCCATGTTTGATCCGGGTTtagaagaagaagtagaagagGTAAAATGACTAACTGACACAATATAttccaccaacaacaacaaaaaatcaatcTTTTATAGTATAGTTGTTTCCTTTTACAAAGTATCAAACTGCATAACTATTTACTTTATAGTTACCTGggaaatacggtacatatatattaatctgttaaacaattaaaaacttTTTGTCATGTGTTTATGCCAATTGAAACAGATATTGGCCAGTTAAAACTTCTTTTTTAGCATAGCCAAATGTTTCCCACAAAAATCCATTCATTATTTGCAGTAAGAATTACCAGTCACTTTACTGACATAAAGTAAGTTTAAGTTTAACTTCACTAAAATTTAAACTTTAATaaagtagcagtaatagtagtatggTTCAATTCCATGTGGATCCTCGTGTGCAAAGTACTCATGGTATAAAGAGTGGAAGAGAGAGATTTTAcatataaacagtacttatctGCTAAGTCCATCtcttctcatctaattttctgaaccgctttatcttcattggagtcgcagggggtgctggagcctatcccagctgactccgggccagaggcaggaggacattgagttgtagaaataactggaaacacaagagagccatgacattatgttcttcacaagttaTGTAAACTTTTAACCACAACTGTTTATTTCACGACTAAACTGACAGTTTAATATCAATTACAATggacaaaattattattttttgtttttatccacTATCAAGTTGCTTTGTAATTCCCTCAGTTTTGCCCCAACTTGAAAAAAAGCCCCTGGTTTTCCTACGGCATGAACAACTCAAAGTATTCTTCCATTTTTAGTTTATTATAGCTTAGGGTGATAGGAAGCTGATTAGGTTGAAAACCttaaaagggggaaagaaaAGAACACTTGACATTATCGTGAATTCAATTTAATAAGGAGATCAAAGTGTTAATCTTGAGTTTACTAGTCACGTCTTAAATTAACTACAGGCATGCAGTAAAGTGTTCAAAGTGATAAAATAGAAGTGAATAGGTACATTAGCTGATTGAATAATCAAACACAAATATTCACTTTACTAAGATTGATGAGTAATCCAAAGTTAAAGGAATACACAAAGAATACAACTTGTGGTTGAATGAAACAAACTAATCAAGTGGATTTCAGGTGGTACTCACGTCCATTTTTGACCAGTTGCGTACGTATGGCCGGGGAACTGAAGGGTGTGTTTGGTTGCCTGTGTTGTCATTCTTTTTGCACTGTTGTCTAGGCTCTTGAGCTTATATACTGTCAGTGATCTCGGGCAAGAAGTATGGAGAGTTTTGACTGATTTGCATTTCTCTGCCCCCTGTTGGTCTGGAGGGGGAAAGCGTATCTTCCACTTGGTGTAGTACTTGACATCCACATAGGCTGAAATATTAAGAAGCGTTGAGTCCTTACCATGCcaaatcttttgaaaaaaatataattaatagaattaaaaaaacagctttcaTTCTGGGATTCAGGAAattgtggaaaatgttttaCCTGAAACatgaaaatagagaaaaattcTTTTTATTGAGTGTAAAATGCTTGCCTTATACATCTTTGCAGGGTTACGCTGCCATCCACACTATTCAGAGGTGGTCGGAGCTCAACTGGGCAAGCCACGGGGTGATGTTTGTCTCCTGGGTCTTTTACCGTTTAATCCTGTGATGTCCAAGCGAAACACAATTCttgtttattctttattttttttataaaaacattttaaaaactataCCACACAAGTGTTTGACTGAAAGACGAGACTGatgtaaatattcaaatgttacCAAATGTCAACGGGGaagttaaactttttttttaattttatatcaaAAGGTTGAACTTTACAtatctttaaataaatatattttttgtattcttactaataaatatatgcaaatgaatgaTGACTGCTTTTTGTTCTAATCCAAACTCATCTCAACATGATATTCACAtgaaataatttgcattttctaGTAGTGCCTTCTTttggaatcaatccaaccctccaaaactattttatggctataaaacctctactgcagctacagctgcgacacaagaAATCATCCAAAACAACCTcgaacaattgaaatattattttggaatataaccatattttactcaccaaaaatcatttttaactacacaatatccattcttctttctttcctccttcttttctatcgccatcgaagttaatgatgaaagtcgagcctgtcctttcatatttttattcaaattagtgctgaaaatgttcatgCCTGGTTGTGacagggttgtttgctttggaggtgtccgacctttcttaatgatgtccaggtttttttcttgaaaagtccgtcttgaaaatggctttaaatcaacaaaacagTTTTGTAGCTCTGGCTAATCCACTCTattactagccaatcatagttggtcaAAGCGATGACATATCCCTAAGCCTGCGAGAGGGCAATGACATATCCCaacgcctgcgacaaggcattgtcgTGTTGCCAAGTCGAAATCTGATtgattaaagcaacagtcttatcgacgcttgtttaatgcagcagagcctgcagaactgattgtgaagccCTTGAGGCTGATTTCTGACCCTGACAACAAGTAATGGCTGTAATGTAATAAATGCTTCAATACGAAAACACATTTGAAAGCAGTGCAACAGtcgggggaaagcaatgaaaggaagctaacagacaatttggaattatttaataagtattgacggacaaaatataatatatgattcagatatttcttaggccagcagggAAGGCCTTGAAGACCCTGACAGCCCGCCACTGGATGAGAGTAATAGTGGATCATGATAAAAGGCAATGTTAAAACACCCTTACCTATGTTCCATacatgagtattttttttttaaatgttcaaatacTAGAATCCGTTTTTGattccctgcgatcggctggccaccgatttagggtgtccccaatctctggcccagagacagctgggataggttatAGCGGTGACcctaaatgaggataaagtggttcagaaattgagatgagatgagtttttGATTTTGCACCCAAAAATGAGTTCTAAACATCCATCCaacataaatcaacaaaaaatggtgGCCTCCCATGCTTTATTTAGTTGGTGCTTTGTCTATGAATGAGCAAACTGAGCAGTGACAAACGGCGTCtaaaaaatagttacatttcTCTTCATTTCTCAACCCGAAAACGAAACGTTTGTAAAATGGGTTCGCTGTATATTTTGGACGACAGTCCTCCAAGTGGCCTACAGGAGGCAGTGCAGTAGGGCTTCTGTCCATGGTACTGAAGGTTGAACTCGAACTGTCCGCTCAATGTTTTCTCTCCGTGGTGCTGAGTTGGTACGAGCGACTGGGTCGTCTTCTTCTCGCAGAACTGGCTGAGGGATGGAGGCCAAGTTCTAAGGCCACGACTCGAACACTCCACTTCACGTCGCTAAGCGAAGCTGGCGATGTCGACGAGGAGGGGGAGGGGAGGGCATTAGGCTGAACCTAaggtaaggctttatttctctCTGACAAAGACACGAAGAGCACTATTTGGCCGGCGTTCCAAAAAAAGGCCCGGTTCGGCTTCCGAGTGTGATCTTTTTTTCATCTAGCTGGGGCGACGTGGGTGGTGTCGACCCACTTATTAACCCGACGGCTGACTCGTTAGCGTTCAGTCCGGAGGATGCTTTTAAAACGAATGTTTTGGTGGGGGTTTTATGCCTCGGATGCAGCGGAAACAATGGCGACTACGTGCCAAAAGCTACTCGACTTTATAGTTTGGCACGGAACGGGGTGGTTTGCTCTGGTTTGGTTGGCCTGCTTTTCACGCCGAATACGagtaggcaaaaaaaaagaaggagacGGGCCTGTTTGAGGATGAGCAACCCATTTTTGTCGGCCAAAGTCATATTTGGAATGCTTTGTAGAGGGATACTTAGGTATGGGTATTCACTTTCGAGCAGTGGGAAGTCACTTTTTAAGCCCGTCAACgccgaaaaaaagaaaaaaaatctatgcacTTTCACGTTAAGATGATGCGTTCAAGAACACTCGACACATTAAATTCGAGTTGTAATACTATGAAATTTTAACTAAATGCAACTGGGGCTTAATCGTCCGCTGGCAGCCCCTCCCAgtgtaaatggattggacgattaTTATCGTCAGTGGAACTGAGACGTGATCACCCAAATGCTAGCCCATCCCAATTTCCATTGATTATACAACTATTGTCGTTAACGGGCAAGATTGAGTTACTTTTGCTGGTAGACTAACATTGTCAAGTGCATATTTAagtttttccatttcttttaaatagtgTTGCACCTGACATTACATGAGTGTGTCCTAAGATATAACGTGATGATGctattaaatatgtatttccaACCTCTGGTCAACTATTCCcaagatgaatgaatcaatgattAAGGCAAAAGCCATGATAGCATTTACTATACATTTACGTGAGTATGCAATAATTCAGCATTAAgagtttatttgtttattttaatgtatttttatgtagtATCTGTACAGGTGTGAGAATTTGGAGTCCAACTCTCATGGGTGCGTGTGTAATTAATATTTAAGGTTCCCCCAGTACTTTATAAGCCTTGTGGGGCGCCAAGCAGTGCTACAAAGAAAGTATAAAAAGAGTAAATATTCTAGCTGCAGTTTGACTTATGCAGTTAAATGTGCACTGGTGACATTTTATAGTCAATATGTGAACAAACCTCACCCAGGTCACTGCAGTTGTTCTGAATTACATTATATTTCTGTTAGTTGCTAATGTATTTTAACATAGTAGCATTTTGTGAGAATAGTTTAACATTTGTATTTAAACCGCCCCAGcaaataatttatttgtaaTCACCAAAACTAAAGACTTAATTTTAGTGTTATTGGTAGATATCAGTGCAGTAACAATACAAAACATAACATGATGTCTATAAATGAATACAGTGCAATTGCGCATATGGTACAGTAGATGGGAGTAACACTCAttgtcatagttttcactttactAGCTATGTGTAGTTTTTTCTGGTAGAGACAGCAAGAATGGGAAATTTGATGAATAATGTGTAGATATTGACTTAACTTTGGGTGTTAGTACACCCCCAATGCGCTCATAAGCCACGTGGGTTTTTAATGCGAAAATATGCTTTTTATTGGCAATAGCTTTGAGGAATTTTCAAGACCAATCATGCCAATTTTGTCACGTTGGAGAGTGGGGAAAGGGCTTTAACTCTGTCAATTAATTCACCAACAGAGGTCATAATTGGTTTAAATGTCCTGTAAAAGAACAATAGAAGATCACAAAGATTCAATACATTGAACTTTAGACGAGAGTTTCTATAACTTCTTTTTATCCTGTATGTGATTGCCACCTTTTAATGGTTTCTATCATCCAGATGAGCCAAGACACTCCAGAGACACGAACACGAACCCGCTCCAAAAGCATTCGAGGTAAACTTTTTTCCATAACATATCCCTAATGAATAAGTCAGTTCTTTCAAACAATACCAATTAAAATGAGTGTTTTGTTTGTCTGCTTGTTTTGAGTTTTTTCTGAGGTCTCAGGACATGACATGAAGCATGAGTTGAGgtgaattattattttcctCCACTCACTTTCatgctttttaaattgaatggtGACGTGTTATGGTGTTGCTGTTTGTCAGCAGCAGTTGTCCAACCCCAGGGTGTGATGGAAAAGGTCATGTCAGTGGAAGATATTCAAGACATAGAAGGTAGGTGTGGCTAGCCAAGCTGATGTTAGTACATACATATTATGGCTAATCAAAGACCGATAAGAGATATTGTCATTCCTTAGTGCACTAGGATGTCCAACTGTAAAGAAGAGAAAACTGGAGGAGGCAGAGGCTGATGACAACCTGTCTTCACCTAAGAAAAAGGGTCAGTCTGACTCTATGGAGGCAGAAGAAGACTTGGCTATACACAACGATGAGGACGAGGAAGAAAGGGAGGAGGAAAAtgtgaaagaagaaaatgacatcCAGGGGGAGAAAACTACAAATAGCAAACCAGAATCCATTAAAAGTAAGTGAAAGCATACAGTTGTTTCCaaaaattaacataaaaaaaccaGCATTTTGgtgtc is from Stigmatopora nigra isolate UIUO_SnigA chromosome 1, RoL_Snig_1.1, whole genome shotgun sequence and encodes:
- the LOC144202814 gene encoding protein-serine O-palmitoleoyltransferase porcupine-like codes for the protein MDLSSWFLVLMELAESCGVSTLQQGFEQVWRLLLICLLSRLLFKLGGASSMNHVVSIIAGMYSLYLFFHLHMLWVMLLSLLCYLVLLLGRKSIRKGLLLSSAILVYLLIGELHLIDTVTWYKIRGSQMVVAMKAISLAFDLDRGEISTLPNPIEFLGYVLFVGNVVFGPWISYETYKTAIIGRKLTCLWLLRSSLSILKSQISLLVSSCVAPYLFLFFIPINGNTFTHKWLRAYENALSFHFSNYFVGHLSESTSMLAGVGHIEEKENIKWKVEVVKPLNVEMPRSMVMVVTSWNIPMSQWLKTYVFKNAMKLGTFPAILVTYTASALLHGLSFHLGAVLLSLGFITYVEHVLRKRLAAIFSACVLSRRCPSDCSHQHKTEYWVKLLNVGFTLLAIFHLTYLGSMFDPGLEEEVEEGYAAIHTIQRWSELNWASHGVMFVSWVFYRLIL